The following proteins are co-located in the Chryseobacterium scophthalmum genome:
- a CDS encoding META domain-containing protein codes for MKNLFLSICTVAVLASCGTMKNASSSKVGKAQPSIANTKWTLADNVKGQVPTLVIEGSKINGNAGCNRYFGGITMETASGKFEASQMGSTKMACANMSVEQNFLDMLNKANKYVVSGTTLELYQDNLLLLKFNKSE; via the coding sequence ATGAAAAATCTTTTTTTAAGTATATGCACAGTTGCCGTTTTGGCATCTTGCGGAACAATGAAAAACGCATCTTCATCAAAAGTTGGAAAAGCGCAACCATCAATCGCCAATACAAAATGGACTTTAGCGGATAACGTGAAAGGACAGGTTCCTACTTTGGTTATAGAAGGTTCAAAGATTAACGGAAATGCCGGATGTAACAGATATTTTGGTGGTATAACCATGGAAACAGCATCAGGGAAATTTGAAGCTTCACAAATGGGTTCTACAAAAATGGCTTGTGCAAATATGAGTGTTGAGCAAAACTTCCTGGATATGCTTAATAAAGCTAATAAATATGTAGTTTCAGGAACTACTTTAGAATTGTATCAGGATAATTTGTTGCTTTTAAAATTCAACAAATCTGAATAA
- a CDS encoding 3-hydroxybutyryl-CoA dehydrogenase has protein sequence MKNIVVIGAGTMGNGIAHTFAQSGFSVNLVDVSQEALDKGLKTITTNLDRIIAKGNLTEEEKAETLGNITTFTQLKDAVTNADLVVEAATENQDLKLKIFAQMDEFAPENCILSTNTSSISITKIAAATKRADKVIGMHFMNPVPIMKLVEIIKGYSTSKETFDSIYEMSKTLGKVPVEVNDYPGFVANRILMPMINESIETLYNGVAGVEEIDTVMKLGMAHPMGPLQLADFIGLDVCLAILNVMYDGFKNPKYAPNPLLVNMVMAGKLGVKSGEGFYDYSESKKAEKVAKMFAK, from the coding sequence ATCAAAAACATTGTCGTTATCGGAGCGGGAACCATGGGAAATGGTATTGCACATACATTCGCACAAAGCGGTTTTAGTGTAAATTTAGTAGACGTTTCTCAGGAAGCTTTAGACAAAGGATTGAAAACTATTACTACAAACCTTGACAGAATCATTGCAAAGGGAAACCTTACAGAAGAAGAAAAAGCAGAAACTTTAGGAAACATCACCACTTTCACTCAGCTAAAAGATGCGGTGACCAACGCAGATTTGGTAGTGGAAGCTGCAACTGAAAATCAAGATTTAAAATTAAAGATTTTTGCTCAGATGGATGAGTTTGCTCCGGAAAACTGCATTTTATCTACCAATACTTCATCTATTTCTATTACTAAAATTGCTGCCGCTACCAAAAGAGCAGACAAAGTAATCGGAATGCACTTTATGAACCCGGTTCCTATTATGAAACTGGTAGAAATCATCAAAGGCTACTCTACTTCAAAAGAAACTTTTGACTCTATTTATGAAATGAGCAAAACTTTAGGAAAAGTTCCTGTAGAAGTAAATGATTACCCTGGTTTTGTTGCCAACAGAATTTTGATGCCGATGATTAACGAATCTATCGAAACTTTATACAACGGTGTTGCCGGAGTTGAAGAAATTGATACCGTGATGAAATTAGGAATGGCTCATCCAATGGGACCACTTCAATTGGCAGATTTTATCGGTCTTGATGTTTGTTTAGCAATCTTAAACGTGATGTACGATGGTTTCAAAAATCCTAAATATGCACCAAACCCGTTATTGGTAAACATGGTAATGGCTGGAAAATTAGGAGTAAAATCAGGAGAAGGTTTCTATGATTATTCTGAAAGTAAAAAAGCTGAGAAAGTAGCAAAAATGTTTGCAAAATAA